The following is a genomic window from Deltaproteobacteria bacterium.
CCGAAAAGAAGCAGGAGAAGTAGCGGGATGCCCCTGGTGCTCGCCCGCATCGACTGCCGGTTGATCCACGGGCAGGTGGTGGAGACGTGGGTGCCCCACATGTCCGCCGATTCCCTGATCGTCGCCAACGACGACCTGGCCGGGAACCCGTTCCTGCGCTCCGTGATGGAGCTGGCGGTTCCCCAGGCGATCCGCGTCCGTTTCTGTCGCCTCGACGAGGCGATTCGCGTCCTCGGCGATGCCGACCGGAACGGGGAGCGCTCCATCCTGCTGGTCGCGAGCGCGGCGGACGCGGTCGCGCTCCGGAAGGCGGGGGCGGCGTTCGACCTCCTGAATATCGGAAATCTCCACTTCGCCGCGGGGAAGGTCGAGATCTCCCCGTCCGTGTACTTCGCGCCGGAAGATTTCGACGCCCTCGGGTGGTTCCGCTCGCACGGGGTATCGGTCCTCGTCCAGGGGACGCCGTTCGAGTCGGGAACGTCGTTCGACGCGGAAAGGGAGTAGGGGTGGCCTGGCGGTTCCTCCTGGCGATCCTTCTCGGGGGGTTGTGCTACCTCGACCGGACGGCGGCGTGTCAGCTGATGCTCCACCGCCCCCTTGTCGTCGCCACCCTGATGGGCGCGATCTTCGGGAACATGGCCGCCGGCGCCCAAGTGGGGGTCGTGCTCGAGCTGATCTACCTGGCCCGGCTCCCCGTGGGGGCGTCGATCCCTCCCGACGACACGGGCGCGGCCGTGTTCGGCGGTTCGGCCGCCGCGATCGCCTCCTCCTCCATCGGGCTTGACGCGGGGAGTTTCACCGCCCTCCTGCTGCTCTCCGTCGTCGTCGCGGAAGCGGGAAAAGTGGTGGACCGTTTCGTCCGGAAGGTCAACGTGCGGATCGCCCGCCTCACGGCGGAGTCGGTGGACCGGGGGGATGTGCAGGCGGTGGAGCACGGACTGCTCGCCGGCCTCACCTTGTTCGCCGTGACGGGGATGGTCCTTGCCCTCGTCTTCTCGGGGGCGGGCGTGGTGGTCTCGAAGGAGCTGCTTCCCAGGTTCGGCCCCGCCAGCCGGGGGAGCTTCGCGATCCTCCTGCCGGTGCTTCCGCTCCTGGGCGCCGCCTCGGTCTACTCGTGCAGCCGCACGGAGCGGACCGCCGCCGTGTTCTTCCTGACGATGGCGGCCGTTTTCGGCGGCACCGTCCTGTTCCGGTGGTCGGCATGACGATGCCGGCGCTTTCGACGCGGTCCCGGAGTGCCGTTTGGCGGCGCCAGTTCCTGCTGCAGGGGTGCTGGAACTACGAGGGGATGCAGAACGTGGGATTCGCCTACGCCATCCTGCCGGCGCTGCGCGACTTCTACGCGAACCGCCCGGAGGAGGCGCTGAAGGCGGTGAAGCGGCACCTCGAATTTTTCAACACCCAGCCGGCGATGGGGGCGTTGATTCTCGGGGCGTCGGTCCGGCTCGAGCAACGGGTCGCCGCGGGGGAGGCGGATCCGCGGGCGATCGGCACGTTCAAGGTGGGGCTGATGGGGTCGCTGGGGGCGATCGGGGACTCCTTCTTCTGGGGCGCCCTGCGGCCGATGGCCTCGGTGGCGGGAGCCCTCCTCGCGCTGCTCCATCCCCTCCTGGGGATCGCCGCCCTGCTGCTCCTCTACAACGGAATCCACCTGACGCTTCGCCGACGCGGTTTCGCCGCCGGCATGGAGGGGCCGGAGGGCGCGGTGGGCTGGCTCAAGCGGGAGGCGCTCAACATTCGGACCGATGACCGGAAGCTGCTGGCGGCGATCCTCGCCGGGGCGTACGCCGGGGTCTTCGCCGGGCGTTTCCTCGTTCAGGGAGGGGGTGCGCCCCACGCGCTGGCGTCGCTCCTTCTCGCCGCGGCCGCCGTGCACCTGTTCGCGGTCCTCTTCCGAAAGGCGGTTTCGCCGTCGGAGATCCTGTCGTTTCTTCTCTTCGTGGGGGTGCTGATCCTTTGGCGGTGAGTGCGGAACGCGAGTTCGACATCCTGAACCGGCTCGGCCTGCACGCCCGGGCCGCGGCGAAGCTGGTGCGACTGGCGAACGGGTTCGCCTCCGAGATCCGCATCGCGAAGGACGGGATAGAGGTCAACGGAAAGAGCATCATGGGCGTGCTGATGCTGGCGGCGCCCAAGGACGCGAAGATCCTGATCTGCGCGAACGGGCCGGATGCGGAAGAGGCCGTGGCGGCGATCGGGGAGCTGATCGCCGGGAAGTTCGGGGAGGAGTAGGACGATGGCGGAAGGCCGCGTGAAAATGCGGGTCCTCAAGGGGATCCCGGCCTCGGGTGGGGTCGCGATCGGGAAGGGATTCTTCCTGAACCGCGTACTCCCACGGTCCGTCCGCTCGACGGTCGGCAGGGAACAGGTGGACGAGGAGGTCGCCGCCTTCCGGCAGGCGGTGGCACGTTCCCGGGAGCAGATCCTCGCGATCCGGGACGACGTGGCGGACACCTCCTCCGAACACCACCAGATCCTCTCGGTCCACCTGGCGCTCCTCGAGGACTCGATGCTGGTCGAGCAGACGGTCCGGACGATCCGTGAGAACCAGTTCGCCGCGGACTGGGCGTTCAACAAGGTGCTCCAGAACCTCCTGGAGACGTTCCACCGGATCGAGGATCCGTACCTGCGGGAGCGGGGTCACGACCTGCGGCAGATCGGCCACCGGGTCCTCGAAAACCTCGCCGGCCGCCCCGTGGACTCGATCGCCGCGATCCGTGACCCGGTGGTGATCGTGGCCCACGATCTCTCCCCGGCGGACACCGCGCAGATCCTGAAGAGCCCCGTGCTCGGCTTCGCCACCGAGGTGGGAAGCCGGACGTCCCACACCGCGATCACGGCGCGCTCCCTTGGGATCCCGGCGGTCGTCGGGGTCGAGGGGGCGACGGAGGAGTACCGGTCCGCGGAGACGGTCATCGTCGACGGCGAGGAAGGGGTGGTCGTCTTCGACCCGACCGAGGAGGCGGTCCGGGAATACCAGGAGCGGCGAAAGGCCTACGCGCAGCGGACCCGCGACCTGGCGAAGTTCGCGCGGCTGCCGACGGTCACGCGTGACGGGAAGACGCTGCTGCTCCTGGCGAACATCGAGTTTCCCGAGGAGGCGGACGTCGCGCTGCGAAGCGGCGCCTACGGGGTGGGGCTCTACCGCACGGAGTTCCTCTTCCTGAACCGGAAGGATCTCCCTTCCGAGGAGGAGCACTTCGAGACGTACCGGAAGGTGGCGGAGAAGTTCGTGCGCCACCCGGTTACGATCCGCACCTTCGATCTCGGCGGCGACAAGTTCGCGTCCCAGCTCGAGCTCGCCGACGAGATGAACCCGGCGATGGGGCTGCGGGCGATCCGGTTCTGTCTGAAGGAAAAGGAGATCTTCAAGCCCCAGCTCCGTGCGATCCTGCGCGCTTCGATGTACGGGAAGGTTCGGATGATGTTCCCGATGATCTCCGGGGTGGGGGAGCTTCGGGAGGCGATGGCCGTGGTCGAGGAGGTGCGGGGGGAGCTTCGCCGGCGGAGGATCCCCTTCGACAAGGAGATGCCCATCGGGATCATGATCGAGATCCCCTCCGCGGCGATCGTGGCCGACCTGCTCGCGCGGGAGGTCAAATTCTTCAGCATCGGCACGAACGACCTGATCCAGTACTCGCTGGCGATCGACCGGGTCAACGAGCACGTCTCCTATCTTTACGAGCCGCTTCACCCCGCGATCCTTCGGCTGATCCGGCGCGTCGTGGAGGCCGGGCACGACGCCGGGATCCCGGTGTCGATGTGCGGCGAGATGGCCGGGGAGCCGTTCTACTCCTACGCGCTGCTCGGCCTCGGGCTGGACGAGCTCAGCATGAACGCCGCCGCGATCCCGCGGGTGAAGCGGATCCTCCGCAAGTCGGTGGCGTACGAGGCCAAGGAGTTCGCGGGGGAGCTGCTGCTGCACGCGACCGCGGCCGAGATCGGCCGGGTGCTTCGGAAAAAGGTGGAGGACCTGTTCCCCGACGAGCGTTTTTAGAATATACTCCGGCGATTCGAATCCATTTCAGCGTTACAGGAGAGCGATCGGCATGAGCGAATTCCTTTTCACGTCCGAGTCGGTGACGGGCGGGCACCCCGACAAGGTGGCGGACCAGATCTCCGACGCGGTGCTGGACGAGATCCTCCGGCAGGATCCCCGCGGGCGGGTGGCGTGCGAGACGATGGTGACCACCGGGCTGGTCGT
Proteins encoded in this region:
- a CDS encoding PTS sugar transporter subunit IIB; this translates as MPLVLARIDCRLIHGQVVETWVPHMSADSLIVANDDLAGNPFLRSVMELAVPQAIRVRFCRLDEAIRVLGDADRNGERSILLVASAADAVALRKAGAAFDLLNIGNLHFAAGKVEISPSVYFAPEDFDALGWFRSHGVSVLVQGTPFESGTSFDAERE
- a CDS encoding PTS sugar transporter subunit IIC gives rise to the protein MAWRFLLAILLGGLCYLDRTAACQLMLHRPLVVATLMGAIFGNMAAGAQVGVVLELIYLARLPVGASIPPDDTGAAVFGGSAAAIASSSIGLDAGSFTALLLLSVVVAEAGKVVDRFVRKVNVRIARLTAESVDRGDVQAVEHGLLAGLTLFAVTGMVLALVFSGAGVVVSKELLPRFGPASRGSFAILLPVLPLLGAASVYSCSRTERTAAVFFLTMAAVFGGTVLFRWSA
- a CDS encoding PTS system mannose/fructose/sorbose family transporter subunit IID; this translates as MTMPALSTRSRSAVWRRQFLLQGCWNYEGMQNVGFAYAILPALRDFYANRPEEALKAVKRHLEFFNTQPAMGALILGASVRLEQRVAAGEADPRAIGTFKVGLMGSLGAIGDSFFWGALRPMASVAGALLALLHPLLGIAALLLLYNGIHLTLRRRGFAAGMEGPEGAVGWLKREALNIRTDDRKLLAAILAGAYAGVFAGRFLVQGGGAPHALASLLLAAAAVHLFAVLFRKAVSPSEILSFLLFVGVLILWR
- a CDS encoding HPr family phosphocarrier protein — its product is MSAEREFDILNRLGLHARAAAKLVRLANGFASEIRIAKDGIEVNGKSIMGVLMLAAPKDAKILICANGPDAEEAVAAIGELIAGKFGEE
- the ptsP gene encoding phosphoenolpyruvate--protein phosphotransferase, whose amino-acid sequence is MAEGRVKMRVLKGIPASGGVAIGKGFFLNRVLPRSVRSTVGREQVDEEVAAFRQAVARSREQILAIRDDVADTSSEHHQILSVHLALLEDSMLVEQTVRTIRENQFAADWAFNKVLQNLLETFHRIEDPYLRERGHDLRQIGHRVLENLAGRPVDSIAAIRDPVVIVAHDLSPADTAQILKSPVLGFATEVGSRTSHTAITARSLGIPAVVGVEGATEEYRSAETVIVDGEEGVVVFDPTEEAVREYQERRKAYAQRTRDLAKFARLPTVTRDGKTLLLLANIEFPEEADVALRSGAYGVGLYRTEFLFLNRKDLPSEEEHFETYRKVAEKFVRHPVTIRTFDLGGDKFASQLELADEMNPAMGLRAIRFCLKEKEIFKPQLRAILRASMYGKVRMMFPMISGVGELREAMAVVEEVRGELRRRRIPFDKEMPIGIMIEIPSAAIVADLLAREVKFFSIGTNDLIQYSLAIDRVNEHVSYLYEPLHPAILRLIRRVVEAGHDAGIPVSMCGEMAGEPFYSYALLGLGLDELSMNAAAIPRVKRILRKSVAYEAKEFAGELLLHATAAEIGRVLRKKVEDLFPDERF